In the Nitrospirota bacterium genome, CGATGCTCTTGAGCTCGGCATCCTTGATCTCATGCACCCCCCTGACGTCGACGCCCGATATCTGGAACCAATCGGCATGGGTAATCATGCCGTAGGCCTGCCAGGAAAGCCAGACCGCCGCCGCGGCCAGAAGGAGGACCAGGACCGGGAGAACGCTGCCCAGAAGCCTTGACAGGGAGGCGCCCCCCTTCCTCCTTCCGCGGCCGGCCTCGACGCGCTTGACGCTCCCCCGGCCTGCTCTGCTTCGGTGTTTTGCGGGAACCTTTACGTTCTTATAGTCGCGCACAATCCATCCGCCGGCAGTATCTCGCGCCCTTGCCGATCATCACTTCTCCGCCACCGCCATCCGCAGGATCTCCTCGACGAGGTCCGGGAAGGATATCCCGACGCCCCTCGCGATATCCGGCAGCAGGCTCGTTGCGGTCATGCCCGGCAGGGTGTTCACTTCCAGGATGTACGGATCTCCGGCATCGTCGATGATGAAGTCCACGCGGCTGTAGCCGCGGCAGCCGATGGCACGGTGCGCGGCCAGGCCCGCCCGGAGCGTCCGCTGATACACGGCCTCGGGGAGCCGAGCCGGGAAGAAGTGGTCCGACATCCCTTCCTTGTATTTGGCCTCGTAATCATAGAAGATGTTCTTCGGTACGATCTCGATGGCGCCGAGGGCCCGTTCGCCGAGGACGCCCACCTGCACCTCTTTGCCCTTCATGAACTTCTCGATCAGGATCTCTCCGCCGTAACGGAAGGCGAGCTCGATCGCGTTGCCGGCCTCCTCCTTCGTGAAGACAAGGCTTACGCCCACGCTCGATCCCTCGGCATGCGGCTTGACCACGGCAGGCAGACCGATGCGCGCGAATGCCTCTCCGGCCTTTCCGGCATCGGCCCGGCTCAGCACTTCGTAGGGGCCGACGAGCAGGCCCTGCGACCGGAAAACCTGCTTCGAGACGGTCTTGTCCATGCCGATGGCGCTCGCGAGAATGCCCGAGCCCGTGTAGGGGATGCCCATCACTTCGAGCATGCCCTGGATGGCCCCATCCTCGCCGAACTTCCCGTGGAGCGCGATGAAGGCCGCCTCGACGCCCTTCGCGCGGAGCGACGCGGCCACGTCCCTGCCCACGTCGATGGCGACCGGGCCATACCCCTTTTCCTGCAAAGCCTTCAGGATGGCGGCGCCGCTCGCGAGCGACACCTCGCGCTCGGATGAGAGGCCGCCCATGAGGACGCCGATCTTTTTGTTCGTAACGAGAGCCATAGAATCTATTCCCTCTGCCGTGCATGGTCACGAATCTTCACGAATGAAACAGATTTTTCTTCACCTTCATTCGCGTTCATTCGCGGCGGCTGCTGTTTCAGTCTTCCCCGATGATCTTGATCTCCGGCTCGAGCCGGACGCCGTGCGTGTCCAGGACGGCCTGCTTCATGATCTCCATGAGCCCGAGCACGTCCTTCGCCGTCGCCTTGCCCGTGTTTATGATGAAGTTGGCATGCTTCTCGGAGACCTGCGCACCGCCGACGCTTCGACTTTTCAGGTGCGCCGACTCGATCAGCCTGCCCGCAGCTTCCTCCTGGGGGTTCTTGAAGATGGAGCCGGCGCTCGGCGCCCCCCAGGGCTGGTGCTGCTTCCTCTTGTCCTGCAGCTCCTTGACGTGCGCCCTGATCTTCTCCTTGTCCCCCCGGCGCAGAACCACCCGGGCCGCGACGACGACGTGGCCCTCGGGAACGTTCGCGGTCCGGTAGCCGAACCCCATCTCATCCCGCCCCCGCTCGACCAGCTCGCCGGTGGGCGCGATCAGCGTCACCGCCTCGATGATGTCTCCGATCTCTCCCTCCGCGGTGCCGGCATTCATACAGACCGCCCCGCCGACCGTCCCCGGAATGCCGGTCGCAAACTCGAGCCCGGTGAGCCCCTGTTCCAGGGCAAAGGCGTGCAGCTTCGGAAGGGCGGCGCCCGCCTCGGCGGAGACAACCACGAACGTCCCGCCCACGGACCGGTACTCCCGCTCCATCCTGATCGCGTCCATGCGCTGGAGGCTGATCACCACGCCGCGGAACCCGCCGTCGCGCACGAGGAGGTTGGTGCCTCCCCCCAGGATGAAATAGGGCTGGCCCGCCTTCCTGACCTCGCGCAGCAGGACCCGCAGGTCCTCGGCGTCCGCGGGATAGGCGAGGAGGTCCGCAGGACCACCGATGGTGAAGGACGTATGCCGGCTCAGTGGTTCATTCCGTTTCTGCTCACCCTTAATGGCTATCGTTTCCATATCTCATTTTCTCCAGGACCTGCTCCCCGATCTTCCAGACATCGCCTGCGCCGAGCGTGATCAGGAGATCACCCTTCCTGAGCACGCCGAGCAGGTGGTTCACAACGGTGTCCCTGTCGGGGAGGAACGTTACATCCTTATGGCCATACCGCTTGATGCCTTCGTAGAGCGCGTGACCGGAGACGCCGGGAATCGGCTTCTCTCCGGCCGCGTAAATCTCCATGACGATCAGCGTGTCAGCCTGGTTGAAGGCGGTGAAGAAATCCTCCATCAGGTGCTGCGTCCGGCTGTACCGGTGCGGCTGGAACACGACCACGACGCGCCTCTCGAGGCCCGCGGCGGCGGCCGCCAGCGTCGCCTTCACCTCTGTCGGGTGATGGCCGTAGTCGTCCACGACGATGACGCCGTTCACCTCGCCCTTGACGGTGAAACGGCGCTGCACACCGCTGAACTCCCTGAGCGCCTTCCGGATGACCTCGATGTCGATTTCCAGCTGCCGGCCGACCGCGACTGCAGCGAGGCTGTTGCTGATGTTGTGGAGGCCGGGCACGGAGAGCTCGAACCAGCCCAGGTCCTGGTCGCGATGCACGACCTTGAAGCGGGCCCCGAGGGGCTTGAGGGACACTTCCTTTGCCTGGTAGTCGGCCTGCGAGCTCATGCCGTAGGTCTCGAAGCGCTTCTGCACATGCGGGATGAGCGCCTGGATGTGGGGCTGGTCCAGGCACAGGATCGAGACGCCGTAGAACGGGACCTTGTTGATGAAGGTGAGAAAGGCGTCCTTGATCTCGTCGATGTCCTTGTAAAAGTCGAGGTGCTCCGCGTCGATCGTGGTCACGACGGCGATCGTCGGCGAGAGCTTGAGGAAGCTCCCGTCGCTCTCGTCGGCCTCCGCCACGAGGAACTCGCCCTGGCCCAGCTTCGCGTTCGTGCCGATGCTGTTCAGTTTGCCGCCGATCACGACCGTCGGGTCGATGCCGCCCGCCGCGAGCACCGTCGCCACCATCGAGGTCGTCGTGGTCTTGCCGTGGGCGCCCGCGATCGCCACGCCGTACTTCAGCCGCATGAGCTCGGCCAGCATCTCCGCCCGGGGTATGACGGGGATCTGCTGCTCCCGGGCTGCGATCACCTCGACGTTGTCGTCTTTCACGGCCGACGAGATGACCACCACGTGCGGCGCCGTGACGTTCTCAGCCCGGTGGCCGATCGCGATCTCGCCGCCCAGCTTTCTGAGACGCTCCGTTGTGTCCGACTCCCGCATGTCCGAGCCCGACACCCGGTACCCGAGGTTCAGCAGCACCTCGGCGATGCCGCTCATGCCGATGCCGCCGATGCCGACAAAATGAATGTGTTTAATCTTTTTGAACATAGTCCTTGCAGATCCCTGCGATCTCCTCTGCGGCCGTATTTGCCAGGGGAGCCGCTCCCGCCGGCCTTGCCCCGGCATATTTTGCGATAAGACCCGCCAGCAGCTCAGGCGTCAGGTCCTTCTGAATGATCACCTCGGCCGAGCCGCGCGCCGCCAGCGTCCTCGCGTTGTGCTCCTGGTGGTTGTCCGCGGCAAAGGGAAAGGGAACGAGGATCGCCCGTTTCCCGCAGACCGCCAGTTCGGCCACGGTCGTGGCTCCCGAGCGCGACACCACCAGGTCCGCCGCGGCGTATGCCCCCGCCATGTCATGGATATAGGGAAGCACAACGGCCCTGACCCCCGCGGTCCGGTATCCTGCGCCCACCTCTGCGGCGTCCCTCTCCCCGGTCTGGTGCAGGACCTGGAGGCCGGGGACGTCCTTCAGCAGCGCGGCAGCAGACCGCATGGCCGCGTTGATCGCGTGCGCGCCGCCGCTCCCGCCCATGACGAAGAGCGTGAAGCGGTCCTGGTCGAGCCCGAAGTGCCTGAGCGCCGACTCGTGGTTTCCCCGCTCGATCCCCTTTCGGACGAGCGGACCGGTCTCATAGGTCTTCCGCTTCGCGAAGAAGCGCTGTGCGTCCGCTCCCGGAAAGCAAAGGATCACCTTGTCGGCAATCCTGCCGATCATCCTGTTCGCCATGCCGGCGTACGAATTCGGCTCGACCACGAGCACCGTGATGCCCGTCGCCCAGGCCGCGAGCGCCATGGGCCCGGAGGAATACCCGCCCACGCCGATGACGATGTCGGGCCTCACCTCATGGATCAGACGCGCGCACTGGACCAGGCTCCGGGGCAGCGTCACGATCGTCTTCAGGATTGCGAGAAACTTCATGCCCTTGAGCTTGCCCACGCTGATGAATCGTATTGGTAGCCCCTCCCGGGGCAGCACCTTCGCCTCGATCCCCTGTTCGGTACCCACGAACAGCACATTGCTGCCCCGCACCTTCAAGAGCTCCCGGGCAATGGCGATGCCCGGATACAGGTGCCCCCCCGTGCCTCCGCCTGCGATGATTACCTTCATGGCTCTCTGCGTCCTTTTCCTGACCCCTCACTCTGAAGCCTCACGTCTCACGCCGTATAACCCGCGACTCGTTATGCCGCCTCCCTCGATACGTTCAGCAGCACGCCGACGGCCGCCATGGTGATCACGAGCGACGATCCCCCGTAGCTCACGAGGGGAAGAGCGATGCCCTTGGTGGGGAGCAGGCCGGTCACGACGGCCATATTGATCATGCCCTGCAGGCAGATCAGGAGCGTGATCCCCAGCGCGAGCAGTCTCGTGAACACGTCGCGCGCTGCGATGGCGATGCGTACCCCGCGCCACAGGATGACCAGGAACAGCACCAGAACGACCAGCGCGCCGATCAATCCGAGCTCTTCGCCAATCACGGCATAGATGAAGTCCGAATGCCGTTCCGGAAGGAACAGCAGCTTCTGCCTCCCCTCGCCCAGCCCCCGGCCGAACACGCCTCCGCTCCCGAAGGCCAGGAAGGACTGGATGATCTGGTGCCCGGACCCCTGGGGATCGGACCAGGGGTCGAGGAACGCCGTGATCCTGCGCAGCCGGTAGGCCTTGTGCGCGACGGCAAAAAAGACAAGGGGCAGGGCCGCGGCGGCCGTGCCGCCCAGGTGCAGGACGTTCGCCCCGCCCGCGAACAGCAGGATGCAGGCGACCCCCGCGAGGGTCATCGCGGCCCCGAAGTCGGGCTGCCGGATCGCCAGAAGCAGGAAGGCGCCGACCACGACATAGGCCGGGACCAGCCCGTTCGTGAAGTCGCGGATCCGCTCCCCCTTCTTCGCGATGAAGTAGCTCAGGTACACGACCAGCGCGAACTTGGCGAGCTCCGACGGCTGGAACGACAGCATGCCGAACCGCAACCAGCGGCGGGATCCGTTGATCTCCCTGCCGACGCCGGGAACGAGCGTCGCCGCGAGCAGCGCCAGGGACACGAAGAGGAGCGCGAGCACCACGCGCTGGTCCGCGAACAACCGGTGGTCCAGCCGCATCGTCACGGCCATGGCCGCAAGGCCGGCGATAGCCCAGAGGAGCTGGCGTTTCATGAAGAAGGCGGCATCGTCATAGGTCGTGAGCGCCACGATGCTGCTCGAGCTGTAGACCATCACCACGCTCACGATCAGGAGCGACAGGATGGCGAGGAGCAGCGTGCGGTCGTACTGTCCTTTATGGCTTGTTGCGGTCATCATTTCGTATGCTCTCTCGCGCGGAACGCGGAGTGCGCCGGCGCCGGTCCCAGTGCCCCCTCGTGCTCCGAGCAACACGCCCGCGCTACAGCGTGTGCACCGCCTCCTTGAACTGCCTCCCGCGGTCCTCGAAATCCTTGAACATATCGAAGCTCGCGCACGCCGGGGAAAGCAGCACCACGTCGCCATGCGACGCCCGCGAGGAGGCGAGCGCGACCGCATCCTGGAGCGTCTCCGCGAAGACCGTCTCGGTCGCGGTGCCGAGGGCCCTGGCCATGGCGTCGGCAGCCTTGCCGATCAGGATCAGCAGCTTCACTCTTTGCCGGAACAGATCATGGAGCGGGCTGAAATCGCTGCCCTTGTCCAGACCCCCGGCGATAAGGATCACGGGCCGGGTGAACCCCTCGACGGACTTGACCACCGCCCCGACGTTCGTGCCTTTGGAGTCGTTGATGTAGGTGACGCCGTTCTTTTCGCGCACGAACTCCAGGCGATGTTCGAGGCCGGGGAATTCCCGGAGAACGGCCGCGACGGAGGCATCGTCGGCGCCCGCCAGCAGGGACATTGCCGCCGCGGCAAGAGCGTTCTCGAGGTTGTGCACGCCCTTGATTCTGATCTCGTCAGCCCGCAGGATTCGCCGGCCGTTGAACGTCAGCCATCCGTCGAGCACGCAGGCCCCCGGGTTGAACCGGAGCCGGCGCGAGAAGGGTATGACCGTGGCCGCGCTCCGCCTGGCCATGGCCTTGACGATGTCATCGTCGAAGTTCAGAACGAGGAAGTCCCCCTTCCGCTGGTTCCGGAAGATCCGGGCCTTTGCCTCCGCATATTCCCCGATGCTGCGGTAGCGGTCGAGGTGGTCCTGGGTGACGTTCAGGACCGAGGCGACCTTCGGCCGGAAGGTCTCGATGTCCTCGAGCTGGAAGCTCGACAGCTCCGCCACGATCCAGTCCCGCCCCCTGAGCGCCGCCGGATCCCCGGTCAGGGCGTTGCCGATGTTCCCGGCCACGAGCACCTTCTTCCCGGCGCGCTCGAGCATGAGGCCCGTAAGCGTCGTGACCGTTGACTTGCCGTTCGTTCCCGTGATCCCTACATAGGGCGCGTCGGACAGGAGCCAGGCAAGCTCGAGTTCGCTGATCACCTTCACGCCGCGCCGCCGCGCCGCCAGCACCTGAGGGATCTTGGGAACGCCGGGTGAGAGCACGACAAGATCGGCCTCCCGGAAGATCCGGTCCGGATGTCCGCCTGCTTCCACAGAGATGGCCCTTGTGCCGAGCGCTTTCACCTGGGCGACAAGCTGATCGAGCGGCTTTTTGTCCGTCACCGTGACGCGGGCACCCAGCGCGTGGAGCGCCCGCGCCGCGGCAATGCCGCTCCTGGCCATGCCCACGACCGTCACCCGCTTGTTCTTGAAATCCGGTTTCACCCCGCCTCCACATCAAAATCTTTTCACCACAGAGATCACAGAGGAGATTCAAAAGAATTTAGGAATAAACAACGTTGTGTTATTTTTTTTATCTTCCCTTTTCTAGCTTCTCACTTTTCTCTGTGACCTCTGTGGTTAAAAATCTTCTTTCTCACCTCAGCTTCAGCGATCCCAGCGATACCAGCGCCAGGATGACCCCCACGATCCAGAACCGCGCGATCACCTTGGACTCGGGCCAGCCGATCTGCTCGAAGTGGTGGTGGATCGGCGCCATCCTGAAGACCCGCTTGCCCGTGAGCTTGAACGATGCGACCTGGAGCGCGACGGACAGCGTCTCGGCCACGAAAATGCCGCCGACAACGACCAGGATCAGCTCATGCTTGGTAACGACCGCGAGGGTGCCCAGGGCGCCGCCGAGCGACAGCGATCCGACGTCTCCCATGAAGACCTCGGCCGGGTGGGCGTTGTACCAGAGGAACCCGAGGCTCGCGCCGAGCAGCGCGCCGCAGAAGATCACGAGCTCTCCGCTGCCCGGGATGTAGAGGATCCTCAGATACTCGGCCGTGATCCGGTTTCCCCCGACGTACACGATCACGGCATTCGCCGTGGCCGCGATGCCGACGAGTCCGATGGCCAGCCCGTCCAGGCCGTCCGTCAGGTTGACCGCGTTCGAGGAGCCCACGATGACGATGGCGACGAAGGGAATGTAGAACCAGCCGAGATCGAGCAGAAAGCTCTTCATGAACGGCACGGACAGCAGGGTCGCGTTCCGGTCGCCGGAAAACTTGAACAGGAACAGGGCGACGGCCAGCGAGGCCGCGATCTGCAGCCCGAACTTCTGCGTTGCCGAGAGCCCCTTGGACCGTTTCTTCACCACCTTGAGGTAGTCGTCCCAGAAACCGATCCCGCCGAAGGCTGCCGTGGCAAAGAGCACGACCCAGACGTACTTGTTCGACAGGTCGGACCAGAGCAGGGCTGACGACACCAGCGCCATGATGATCAGGATCCCGCCCATGGTCGGCGTGCCCTGCTTCGAGAGGTGTGTCTTCGGCCCGTCGTCGCGCACGTGCTGTCCGACCTTGAGCCTCCGGAGCCAGGCGATCACCGGCTTGCCGAAGAGAAAGCTCACCAGGAGGGCCGTGAGCACCGCGCCCGCGGCCCTGAAGGTGATGTACTTGAACACGTTGAAGCCGCTTACCAGCTTACTCAGCGGATACAGCAGGTGGTACAGCATCAGAATTCCTCCAGGATCTTTTCCATCTTCATGCCGCGCGATCCCTTGACCAGCACGGCGTCGCCATTCCGCGAATGCGCCCGAAGCAGCTCCGCGGCCTCCCGGTGCGATGCGGCAGCGAACAGACTGCCCTTCGGCATCCCTTCCGCGGCTGCACCCTCGAGGATATGGCGTGCGAGCGTTCCGAACGCGATGACCGCGTACACACCGAGCCGCGCGGCGATCCTGCCCGCCTCGCGGTGTTCCCCGGGGCCGGCATCGCCCAGCTCCAGCATGTCGCCCAGGACCGCGACGGACCTCGCGCCGGGCCTGAGCGTGACCAGCGTCTCGAGCGCCGCCCGGACCGACCCGGGGTTGGCATTGTAGCAGTCGGCCAGCACGGTCCTCCCGTGCAGGACCTTGATCTCGGACCGCATGGCGACCGGGGCGAACTCCTCGAGCCCGTCCCGGACGGCTTCGAGGGGCAGTCCCAATGCCGTTGCCGCGGCGGCGGCCGCGAGGGCGTTGGAGATATTGTGCCTTCCGACCGACCGGAGCCGGACCTTCGCCTGCTCGCCCCCGCTGGTCAGGGTGAAGTCGGTCGAGTCCTTTTCCTGACGGATGCCGGACGCCGTGACGTCGGCCTTCCGGTCGACCCCGTAGGTGATGACCTTCCCGCTCCACCTGCTCCTGAGCAGATCGAAATAGCGGTCGTCGGCATTCAGCACGGCGGTCCCCCCGGGCTTCAGGTTCGCGAGAAGCTCCGCCTTTGCCTCGGCAACCGTGTCCGTTGAGCCCAGGAACTCCAGGTGGGCCGGCCCGATGTTCGTGATGACGCCTACATCGGGATTCACGAGCCGGCCGAGCAGATCGATCTCGCCGAGCGCGCTCATGCCCATCTCGATGACTGCGGCCCGGTGCCCGCTATCGAGTGTGAGCAGCGTGAGCGGCACGCCGATGTGGTTGTTGAGATTCCCCTCGTTCTTGAGAACCGGACCCCTGCGCCTGAGGATGCTGGCAAGCATTTCCTTGGTCGTGGTCTTGCCGTTGCTGCCCGTGATGCCGGCAAAGGGGACCGCAAATTTTTTCCGGTGCGTCAGAGCCATCTCCTGGAGGGAGAGCAGCGTGTCCTCTACGGCGAGGATGTTCTTGATGCCGCCCAGGCTTTCATAGCGCAACTCCAGCGCGGACCTGTCCACGAGCGCGCCCCAGGCCCCCTTCTTGATAGCATCGCGAACAAAATCGTGGCCGTCGAACCGGTCTCCCTTGAGGGCTACGAAGAGTTCACCTTCCTTGATGTTCCTGGAGTCTATGGACACGCCCTTGATCTCCATCCGCTCCATCCTCTCG is a window encoding:
- a CDS encoding D-alanine--D-alanine ligase, yielding MALVTNKKIGVLMGGLSSEREVSLASGAAILKALQEKGYGPVAIDVGRDVAASLRAKGVEAAFIALHGKFGEDGAIQGMLEVMGIPYTGSGILASAIGMDKTVSKQVFRSQGLLVGPYEVLSRADAGKAGEAFARIGLPAVVKPHAEGSSVGVSLVFTKEEAGNAIELAFRYGGEILIEKFMKGKEVQVGVLGERALGAIEIVPKNIFYDYEAKYKEGMSDHFFPARLPEAVYQRTLRAGLAAHRAIGCRGYSRVDFIIDDAGDPYILEVNTLPGMTATSLLPDIARGVGISFPDLVEEILRMAVAEK
- the murB gene encoding UDP-N-acetylmuramate dehydrogenase, coding for METIAIKGEQKRNEPLSRHTSFTIGGPADLLAYPADAEDLRVLLREVRKAGQPYFILGGGTNLLVRDGGFRGVVISLQRMDAIRMEREYRSVGGTFVVVSAEAGAALPKLHAFALEQGLTGLEFATGIPGTVGGAVCMNAGTAEGEIGDIIEAVTLIAPTGELVERGRDEMGFGYRTANVPEGHVVVAARVVLRRGDKEKIRAHVKELQDKRKQHQPWGAPSAGSIFKNPQEEAAGRLIESAHLKSRSVGGAQVSEKHANFIINTGKATAKDVLGLMEIMKQAVLDTHGVRLEPEIKIIGED
- the murC gene encoding UDP-N-acetylmuramate--L-alanine ligase encodes the protein MFKKIKHIHFVGIGGIGMSGIAEVLLNLGYRVSGSDMRESDTTERLRKLGGEIAIGHRAENVTAPHVVVISSAVKDDNVEVIAAREQQIPVIPRAEMLAELMRLKYGVAIAGAHGKTTTTSMVATVLAAGGIDPTVVIGGKLNSIGTNAKLGQGEFLVAEADESDGSFLKLSPTIAVVTTIDAEHLDFYKDIDEIKDAFLTFINKVPFYGVSILCLDQPHIQALIPHVQKRFETYGMSSQADYQAKEVSLKPLGARFKVVHRDQDLGWFELSVPGLHNISNSLAAVAVGRQLEIDIEVIRKALREFSGVQRRFTVKGEVNGVIVVDDYGHHPTEVKATLAAAAAGLERRVVVVFQPHRYSRTQHLMEDFFTAFNQADTLIVMEIYAAGEKPIPGVSGHALYEGIKRYGHKDVTFLPDRDTVVNHLLGVLRKGDLLITLGAGDVWKIGEQVLEKMRYGNDSH
- the murG gene encoding undecaprenyldiphospho-muramoylpentapeptide beta-N-acetylglucosaminyltransferase, with the protein product MKVIIAGGGTGGHLYPGIAIARELLKVRGSNVLFVGTEQGIEAKVLPREGLPIRFISVGKLKGMKFLAILKTIVTLPRSLVQCARLIHEVRPDIVIGVGGYSSGPMALAAWATGITVLVVEPNSYAGMANRMIGRIADKVILCFPGADAQRFFAKRKTYETGPLVRKGIERGNHESALRHFGLDQDRFTLFVMGGSGGAHAINAAMRSAAALLKDVPGLQVLHQTGERDAAEVGAGYRTAGVRAVVLPYIHDMAGAYAAADLVVSRSGATTVAELAVCGKRAILVPFPFAADNHQEHNARTLAARGSAEVIIQKDLTPELLAGLIAKYAGARPAGAAPLANTAAEEIAGICKDYVQKD
- the ftsW gene encoding putative lipid II flippase FtsW gives rise to the protein MMTATSHKGQYDRTLLLAILSLLIVSVVMVYSSSSIVALTTYDDAAFFMKRQLLWAIAGLAAMAVTMRLDHRLFADQRVVLALLFVSLALLAATLVPGVGREINGSRRWLRFGMLSFQPSELAKFALVVYLSYFIAKKGERIRDFTNGLVPAYVVVGAFLLLAIRQPDFGAAMTLAGVACILLFAGGANVLHLGGTAAAALPLVFFAVAHKAYRLRRITAFLDPWSDPQGSGHQIIQSFLAFGSGGVFGRGLGEGRQKLLFLPERHSDFIYAVIGEELGLIGALVVLVLFLVILWRGVRIAIAARDVFTRLLALGITLLICLQGMINMAVVTGLLPTKGIALPLVSYGGSSLVITMAAVGVLLNVSREAA
- the murD gene encoding UDP-N-acetylmuramoyl-L-alanine--D-glutamate ligase, with amino-acid sequence MKPDFKNKRVTVVGMARSGIAAARALHALGARVTVTDKKPLDQLVAQVKALGTRAISVEAGGHPDRIFREADLVVLSPGVPKIPQVLAARRRGVKVISELELAWLLSDAPYVGITGTNGKSTVTTLTGLMLERAGKKVLVAGNIGNALTGDPAALRGRDWIVAELSSFQLEDIETFRPKVASVLNVTQDHLDRYRSIGEYAEAKARIFRNQRKGDFLVLNFDDDIVKAMARRSAATVIPFSRRLRFNPGACVLDGWLTFNGRRILRADEIRIKGVHNLENALAAAAMSLLAGADDASVAAVLREFPGLEHRLEFVREKNGVTYINDSKGTNVGAVVKSVEGFTRPVILIAGGLDKGSDFSPLHDLFRQRVKLLILIGKAADAMARALGTATETVFAETLQDAVALASSRASHGDVVLLSPACASFDMFKDFEDRGRQFKEAVHTL
- the mraY gene encoding phospho-N-acetylmuramoyl-pentapeptide-transferase; the encoded protein is MLYHLLYPLSKLVSGFNVFKYITFRAAGAVLTALLVSFLFGKPVIAWLRRLKVGQHVRDDGPKTHLSKQGTPTMGGILIIMALVSSALLWSDLSNKYVWVVLFATAAFGGIGFWDDYLKVVKKRSKGLSATQKFGLQIAASLAVALFLFKFSGDRNATLLSVPFMKSFLLDLGWFYIPFVAIVIVGSSNAVNLTDGLDGLAIGLVGIAATANAVIVYVGGNRITAEYLRILYIPGSGELVIFCGALLGASLGFLWYNAHPAEVFMGDVGSLSLGGALGTLAVVTKHELILVVVGGIFVAETLSVALQVASFKLTGKRVFRMAPIHHHFEQIGWPESKVIARFWIVGVILALVSLGSLKLR
- the murF gene encoding UDP-N-acetylmuramoyl-tripeptide--D-alanyl-D-alanine ligase; the protein is MNDPEKKQLDELLERMERMEIKGVSIDSRNIKEGELFVALKGDRFDGHDFVRDAIKKGAWGALVDRSALELRYESLGGIKNILAVEDTLLSLQEMALTHRKKFAVPFAGITGSNGKTTTKEMLASILRRRGPVLKNEGNLNNHIGVPLTLLTLDSGHRAAVIEMGMSALGEIDLLGRLVNPDVGVITNIGPAHLEFLGSTDTVAEAKAELLANLKPGGTAVLNADDRYFDLLRSRWSGKVITYGVDRKADVTASGIRQEKDSTDFTLTSGGEQAKVRLRSVGRHNISNALAAAAAATALGLPLEAVRDGLEEFAPVAMRSEIKVLHGRTVLADCYNANPGSVRAALETLVTLRPGARSVAVLGDMLELGDAGPGEHREAGRIAARLGVYAVIAFGTLARHILEGAAAEGMPKGSLFAAASHREAAELLRAHSRNGDAVLVKGSRGMKMEKILEEF